In Mytilus trossulus isolate FHL-02 chromosome 6, PNRI_Mtr1.1.1.hap1, whole genome shotgun sequence, a single window of DNA contains:
- the LOC134721023 gene encoding uncharacterized protein LOC134721023 encodes MASGSSLAGKVAIVTGASSGIGKATGIALAKAGVKVALAARRKDKLEEVVKQISENGGVSICVETDVTKRDQIKALVHETITKLGPVDILVNNAGLWYYSLMQNQMEDLWEEQIDVNIKGLTNCAAAVLDGMIKQRSGHIVNMSSDSGKKGYPGLAVYTGTKFYVEGFSQTLRQEVCKFGIRVTCIQPGDVSVEDRDKTHPDPQSKDLDTSYQAGKLLDPTDIANAVLYAVSQPENVAINEVLVQNREFPL; translated from the exons ATGGCTTCAG GTAGCAGTTTAGCAGGTAAGGTGGCCATAGTAACAGGTGCATCAAGTGGTATAGGAAAGGCCACAGGGATAGCTCTAGCGAAAGCAGGGGTTAAAGTGGCTTTAGCAGCCAGACGAAAAGACAAACTAGAAGAAGTagttaaacaaatatctgaaaatGGAGGAGTATCTATTTGTGTAGAAACGGATGTTACCAAAAGGGATCAG ATTAAGGCGTTAGTTCATGAAACAATAACAAAGTTAGGTCCAGTAGATATTTTGGTAAATAATGCTGGGTTGTGGTATTATAGTCTTATGCAGAATCAAATGGAAGATCTCTGGGAAGAACAAATCGATGTAAACATCAAA GGTTTAACCAATTGTGCTGCGGCTGTACTTGATGGAATGATAAAACAACGTTCTGGTCATATAGTCAATATGTCATCTGATTCTGGTAAAAAG GGATACCCGGGTCTAGCAGTTTACACAGGAACTAAGTTTTATGTGGAAGGATTTTCCCAGACGTTACGACAGGAAGTGTGTAAATTTGGAATAAGAGTCACGTGTATCCAGCCGGGAGATGTTTCCGTCGAAGACAGAGACAAAACGCATCCTGATCCACAG TCGAAAGACTTAGACACCTCATACCAAGCCGGAAAACTTCTAGATCCAACAGACATAGCCAATGCTGTGTTGTATGCTGTTTCACAGCCGGAAAATGTTGCAATAAATGAAGTTCTTGTACAAAACAGAGAATTCCCTTTATAG